A stretch of Mesorhizobium sp. M2A.F.Ca.ET.046.03.2.1 DNA encodes these proteins:
- a CDS encoding ABC transporter ATP-binding protein, with protein sequence MIEIEGIIKRYDETTVVDNVSMVIEPRTIATIVGTSGSGKTTLLRMINRLVEPTSGVIKLDGADNRSVPGYQLRRSIGYAIQGHGLFPHRTVAQNIATVPLLLGWDRDRIKARVDELMTLYQLDPQAYGPRYPHELSGGQQQRVGVARALAAEPNVLLMDEPFGALDPIIRTKAQEDLLAIQKRFGTTIILVTHDMEEAVHLGDKIAVMDAGKLVQYAKPAEILARPASGFVETLVGASERPFRLLSLGPVRDAVEPGGAEGEAIPGEATQRDALAELLWSGRPALPVKGADGRLIGRVTVEGLVKRAARPQ encoded by the coding sequence ATGATCGAGATCGAGGGCATCATCAAGCGCTATGACGAGACGACGGTGGTCGACAATGTTTCGATGGTCATTGAGCCGCGCACCATCGCCACCATTGTCGGCACGTCGGGATCCGGCAAGACGACGCTGCTCAGGATGATCAACCGGCTGGTCGAGCCGACCTCCGGCGTCATCAAGCTCGACGGCGCCGACAACCGCTCGGTGCCTGGCTATCAGCTGCGCCGCAGCATCGGCTACGCCATTCAGGGCCATGGACTGTTTCCGCATCGCACGGTGGCGCAGAACATCGCCACTGTGCCGCTGCTGCTCGGCTGGGACAGGGATCGGATCAAGGCGCGTGTCGACGAGCTGATGACGCTTTACCAGCTCGATCCACAGGCCTACGGCCCGCGTTACCCGCACGAGCTTTCCGGCGGCCAGCAGCAGCGTGTCGGCGTGGCCCGCGCTCTGGCCGCCGAGCCAAACGTGCTTTTGATGGACGAGCCCTTCGGCGCGTTGGACCCGATCATCCGCACCAAGGCGCAGGAGGATCTGCTGGCGATCCAGAAGCGTTTCGGCACCACCATCATCCTCGTCACCCACGACATGGAAGAGGCGGTGCATCTGGGCGACAAGATCGCCGTCATGGATGCCGGCAAGCTGGTGCAATATGCCAAACCGGCGGAGATTCTGGCCAGGCCGGCGAGCGGCTTCGTCGAGACATTGGTCGGCGCCAGCGAAAGGCCGTTCCGGCTGCTGTCGCTCGGGCCTGTGCGCGATGCGGTGGAGCCGGGCGGCGCGGAAGGCGAAGCGATCCCCGGTGAGGCCACGCAGCGCGACGCGCTTGCCGAGCTTCTGTGGTCGGGGCGGCCCGCGCTGCCGGTAAAAGGCGCGGACGGCAGGCTCATTGGCCGCGTCACCGTCGAGGGCCTGGTGAAACGCGCGGCGAGGCCGCAATGA
- a CDS encoding ABC transporter permease — MTIRFDKLGVVIAAIVAYAALAAPFATFRANRIVPGQARSILEALPPALGMVLLAMVIVAAIVALLKTPLILRLAVSVVALVALSVLIGTAGGFLTPAGNTFARVAPASGFWLLIFAFTLLLADVLTRLNLSPWSRVGVLVLAALAIAVLLVSGSWDTLSILKEYASRADSFWAEASKHVSLALGSLAGAVIVGIPLGILCHRVEKLRAGVLNVLNIIQTIPSIALFGLLIAPLGWVAVHVPGAAAIGIRGIGTAPAFVALFLYSLLPVVANTVVGLAGVPRAANDAARGMGMTDRQRLFDVEFPLAFPVILTGIRIVLVQNIGLATIAALIGGGGFGVFVFQGVGQTAMDLVLLGALPTVALAFAAAIILDAVIEMTATKRRVVETA, encoded by the coding sequence GTGACCATCCGCTTCGACAAGCTCGGCGTCGTCATTGCCGCGATCGTCGCCTACGCTGCGTTGGCGGCCCCCTTTGCGACGTTCCGCGCCAACCGCATTGTGCCAGGCCAGGCGCGTTCGATCCTCGAAGCGCTGCCGCCCGCGCTTGGCATGGTGCTGCTGGCTATGGTGATCGTCGCCGCCATCGTCGCCTTGCTTAAGACGCCGCTGATCCTCAGGCTGGCGGTCAGCGTCGTCGCGCTGGTCGCGCTATCGGTCCTGATCGGCACCGCCGGCGGTTTCCTGACGCCTGCCGGAAACACCTTTGCCCGCGTCGCGCCCGCCTCCGGTTTCTGGCTGCTGATCTTTGCCTTCACCCTGCTGTTGGCCGATGTGCTGACCAGGCTGAACCTGTCGCCCTGGTCGCGCGTCGGCGTGCTCGTCCTTGCCGCGCTCGCCATTGCCGTGCTGCTCGTCTCGGGAAGCTGGGACACCCTCTCCATCCTCAAGGAATATGCCAGCCGCGCCGACAGTTTCTGGGCCGAGGCTTCCAAGCACGTTAGCCTGGCGCTTGGCTCGCTGGCTGGCGCGGTGATCGTCGGCATACCGCTCGGCATCCTTTGCCATCGCGTCGAGAAGCTGCGGGCGGGGGTGCTGAACGTGCTCAACATCATCCAGACCATTCCCTCCATAGCGCTGTTTGGCCTGCTGATCGCGCCGCTCGGCTGGGTCGCCGTCCACGTGCCGGGGGCCGCCGCGATCGGCATCAGGGGCATCGGCACCGCGCCCGCCTTTGTCGCGCTCTTCCTCTATTCGCTGTTGCCGGTGGTGGCCAACACGGTGGTCGGGCTGGCTGGTGTGCCCCGCGCGGCCAACGACGCCGCGCGCGGCATGGGCATGACCGATCGCCAGCGCCTTTTCGATGTCGAGTTCCCGCTCGCCTTTCCGGTGATCCTGACCGGCATCCGCATCGTGCTGGTGCAGAATATCGGCCTTGCCACCATTGCCGCGCTGATTGGCGGCGGCGGCTTCGGCGTGTTCGTTTTCCAGGGCGTCGGCCAGACCGCGATGGATCTGGTGCTGCTCGGCGCGCTGCCCACCGTGGCATTGGCCTTTGCGGCGGCCATCATCCTCGACGCGGTCATCGAGATGACCGCCACCAAGCGCAGGGTAGTTGAAACGGCATGA
- a CDS encoding ABC transporter substrate-binding protein, protein MALGIATASANAQVVVSSKIDTEGGVLSNIIQLVLNANNIKTTDRIQLGATPVVRKAITAGEIDIYPEYTGNAAFFFQKADDPVWKDAAKGYETAKKLDYDANKIVWLSPSPANNTWAIALRKEVADENKLATLSDFGKYVAGGGKVVLAASAEFVNSAAALPAFQTTYGFMLKPDQLITLSGGDTAATIAAAANQTNGANAAMVYGTDGGIQPSGLVVLEDDKGVQPVYQPAPIIREEVLKQHPGIEALLKPVFAKLDLVTLQELNGRVQLGGEPAKGVAEDFLKKNGFLK, encoded by the coding sequence ATGGCGCTTGGTATTGCGACGGCATCGGCGAATGCCCAGGTGGTGGTGTCTTCCAAGATCGACACCGAAGGCGGCGTGCTGAGCAACATCATCCAGCTCGTGCTCAACGCCAACAACATCAAGACCACCGACCGCATCCAGCTCGGCGCGACGCCCGTGGTGCGTAAGGCGATCACCGCTGGCGAGATCGACATCTATCCAGAATATACGGGTAATGCCGCCTTCTTCTTCCAGAAGGCCGACGATCCGGTCTGGAAGGACGCCGCCAAGGGCTACGAGACCGCCAAGAAGCTCGACTACGATGCCAACAAGATCGTGTGGCTGTCGCCGTCGCCGGCCAACAACACCTGGGCGATCGCGCTGCGCAAGGAAGTGGCTGACGAGAACAAGCTCGCCACCTTGTCGGACTTCGGCAAGTATGTCGCCGGCGGCGGCAAGGTGGTGCTCGCGGCTTCCGCCGAGTTCGTGAATTCGGCGGCGGCGCTCCCCGCCTTCCAGACGACCTACGGGTTCATGCTGAAGCCGGACCAGTTGATCACCCTCTCCGGCGGAGACACCGCGGCAACCATCGCTGCCGCCGCCAACCAGACCAACGGCGCCAACGCCGCCATGGTCTATGGCACCGACGGCGGCATCCAGCCCTCCGGCCTCGTCGTGCTCGAGGACGACAAGGGTGTGCAGCCGGTCTACCAGCCGGCACCGATCATCCGCGAAGAGGTCCTTAAGCAGCATCCCGGAATCGAGGCGCTGCTGAAGCCGGTCTTCGCCAAGCTCGATCTCGTCACCCTGCAGGAGCTCAATGGCCGCGTCCAACTGGGTGGCGAGCCTGCCAAGGGCGTGGCGGAGGATTTTCTGAAGAAGAACGGGTTCTTGAAGTGA
- a CDS encoding NADPH-dependent FMN reductase, which produces MAKHKVGYLIGSLAKGSINRKLAKALVKLAPPELEMTEIPFKDLPLYSYDYDADFPPVALEFKKAIASVQAVLFVTPEYNRSIPGGLKNAIDWASRPYGKNSFARKPTAVIGTSPGAIATAVAQQSLRSVLSFCNAPQMNSPEAYIQFTPGLITDDGEVTVASTETFLRNYMDEFHMFIARVLQVLPPDA; this is translated from the coding sequence ATGGCCAAGCATAAAGTCGGCTACCTCATCGGCAGCCTTGCCAAGGGCTCCATCAACCGCAAGCTTGCGAAGGCCCTCGTGAAACTGGCGCCGCCCGAACTTGAGATGACGGAAATCCCCTTCAAGGACCTGCCGCTCTACAGCTACGACTATGATGCCGACTTTCCGCCGGTCGCCCTGGAGTTCAAGAAGGCCATCGCGTCCGTCCAGGCAGTGCTTTTCGTCACGCCGGAATACAACCGCTCGATCCCCGGCGGCCTGAAGAACGCAATCGACTGGGCGAGCAGGCCCTACGGCAAGAACTCTTTCGCCCGCAAACCGACTGCCGTCATCGGAACCTCGCCAGGCGCGATCGCGACAGCCGTCGCCCAGCAGAGCCTGCGCAGCGTGCTCAGCTTCTGCAACGCACCCCAGATGAACTCTCCCGAAGCCTATATCCAGTTTACCCCGGGATTGATCACCGACGACGGCGAGGTGACTGTGGCGTCAACCGAAACATTCCTGCGCAATTACATGGACGAGTTCCACATGTTCATAGCGCGGGTGCTGCAGGTGCTCCCGCCTGATGCATGA
- a CDS encoding MFS transporter — MTTATAAVAATGREGRRTAVLLAAAQAIVGSAAPIAISLGALAGQYLLGPDKSLATAPITGFNLGVALGALPAAAIIRSLGYRGGFMTGTVVTALGALIATLALFQASFWLFAFGLCVIGVGGAFVQQFRFAAADNAPPQFKARAISFVLAGGIVTAILGPQIVIYTRELLAPVMFAGSFASILPLAAVGALILSFLRVSSTTNTVTETAASDGRPLAEIVTQPRFVAALFCTVGSYALMSFVMTGAPLAMVGCGLSEDDATLGISWHVMAMFGPSFFTGSLIHRFGAERILATGLVLLIGCATVALSGLHLWQFWTALILLGLGWNFGFIGATAMVAASYRPSEKSKVQGFHDFVLFGSVAFSSLMSGAIYNAWGWTMLNWVVFPVVALCFVALGTLRMVGSRER, encoded by the coding sequence GTGACGACCGCAACGGCCGCGGTCGCCGCGACCGGCAGGGAAGGGCGCCGCACAGCCGTCCTGCTTGCCGCCGCGCAGGCGATCGTCGGTTCGGCCGCTCCGATCGCCATATCGCTCGGCGCGCTGGCCGGGCAATACCTGCTCGGTCCCGACAAGTCTCTCGCGACGGCGCCGATCACCGGCTTCAATCTCGGCGTGGCGCTCGGAGCCTTGCCGGCCGCCGCCATCATCCGCAGCCTCGGCTATCGCGGCGGCTTCATGACCGGCACCGTGGTCACCGCGCTCGGCGCCCTGATCGCGACCCTCGCGCTCTTCCAGGCGAGCTTTTGGCTGTTTGCCTTCGGCCTTTGCGTGATCGGCGTCGGCGGCGCCTTCGTGCAGCAGTTTCGCTTCGCGGCCGCCGACAACGCGCCGCCGCAATTCAAGGCGCGCGCCATCTCCTTTGTGCTAGCGGGCGGCATCGTCACCGCCATCCTTGGACCGCAGATCGTCATTTACACCCGCGAACTGCTGGCCCCAGTTATGTTCGCGGGATCCTTCGCTTCGATCCTGCCGCTTGCGGCGGTTGGCGCGCTTATCCTGTCGTTCCTGCGTGTGTCTTCAACGACCAACACCGTCACCGAAACCGCTGCAAGCGATGGCCGGCCGCTGGCTGAAATCGTCACCCAGCCGCGTTTCGTCGCAGCACTTTTCTGCACCGTCGGCAGCTACGCGCTGATGAGCTTCGTCATGACCGGCGCGCCGCTCGCCATGGTCGGCTGCGGCCTGTCGGAAGACGATGCGACGCTGGGCATTTCCTGGCACGTCATGGCCATGTTCGGGCCGAGCTTCTTCACCGGCTCGCTGATCCATCGCTTCGGCGCCGAACGCATCCTGGCCACTGGCCTCGTGCTCCTGATCGGCTGCGCCACGGTGGCGCTTTCCGGACTGCATCTGTGGCAATTCTGGACCGCGCTGATCCTGCTCGGGCTTGGCTGGAACTTCGGCTTCATCGGCGCAACGGCCATGGTCGCGGCCAGCTACCGCCCCTCCGAGAAAAGCAAGGTGCAGGGTTTCCACGACTTCGTCCTGTTCGGCTCCGTCGCCTTCTCCTCGCTCATGTCAGGCGCGATCTACAACGCATGGGGCTGGACGATGCTCAACTGGGTCGTCTTCCCGGTCGTCGCGCTTTGCTTTGTCGCGCTCGGCACGTTGAGGATGGTAGGCTCCCGCGAACGCTGA
- the nusB gene encoding transcription antitermination factor NusB, translating to MTEPASTGAVRHANKRGAARLAAVQALYQMDVAGSGVFEITAEYEAFRLGKEVDGALYREADAQWFRAILTGVVENQKTIDPVIRQALTEDWPLSRLDSTLRAILRAGVYELMKREDVPVAVIVSEYVDIAKAFYEEDEPKLVNAVLDRVSRRVRGEGRGKDAS from the coding sequence GTGACCGAGCCTGCCTCGACCGGAGCGGTACGTCACGCCAACAAGCGCGGCGCCGCCCGCCTTGCTGCCGTTCAGGCGCTTTATCAGATGGATGTGGCCGGCAGCGGCGTCTTCGAGATCACGGCCGAATATGAGGCCTTCCGCCTCGGCAAGGAAGTCGATGGCGCGCTCTACCGCGAGGCGGACGCGCAATGGTTCCGCGCCATCCTGACCGGCGTCGTCGAGAACCAGAAGACCATTGACCCGGTCATCCGCCAGGCGCTGACCGAGGATTGGCCGCTGTCGCGGCTGGATTCGACGCTGCGCGCTATCCTGCGCGCCGGCGTCTACGAATTGATGAAGCGCGAAGACGTGCCGGTGGCCGTGATCGTGTCCGAATATGTCGACATCGCAAAAGCTTTTTACGAGGAAGACGAACCCAAGCTGGTGAATGCCGTTCTCGATCGCGTCTCGCGCCGGGTTCGCGGTGAGGGGCGCGGCAAGGACGCTTCGTGA
- the ribH gene encoding 6,7-dimethyl-8-ribityllumazine synthase, giving the protein MAGTSQHGKAFIRPKAKAHLLIVEARFHDDLADALLEGATAALDDAGATYDVVTVPGSLEIPAVITFALDGAAEGGTHYDGFVALGTIIRGDTYHFDIVANESSRALMDLAVQEAIAIGNGILTTENDAQAWTRAKKTEGDKGGFAARAALTMIAFKEKFGAQS; this is encoded by the coding sequence ATGGCAGGCACATCCCAACACGGCAAAGCGTTCATTCGCCCGAAGGCGAAGGCGCATCTGCTCATTGTCGAAGCGCGTTTTCACGACGATCTGGCCGACGCGCTTCTGGAAGGCGCGACAGCCGCGCTCGATGATGCCGGCGCCACCTATGACGTCGTGACCGTTCCCGGTTCGCTGGAGATACCGGCCGTCATCACCTTCGCGCTCGATGGCGCCGCCGAAGGCGGCACGCATTATGACGGCTTTGTCGCGCTCGGCACCATCATCCGCGGCGACACCTATCATTTCGACATCGTCGCCAATGAATCGAGCCGCGCGCTGATGGACCTTGCGGTGCAGGAAGCGATCGCGATAGGCAACGGTATCCTGACCACCGAGAACGACGCGCAGGCATGGACGCGCGCGAAGAAGACCGAGGGCGACAAGGGTGGCTTCGCCGCGCGCGCGGCGCTGACCATGATCGCGTTCAAAGAGAAATTCGGAGCCCAATCGTGA
- a CDS encoding riboflavin synthase: MFTGIVTDVGTVAAVKPLAEGVGLRIDTAYDPETIAIGASISCGGVCLTVTALPEHGSNARWFEVEAWEEALRLTTASSWKSGTRINLERALKVGDELGGHIVSGHVDGTAEIVERKEEGDAVRFTLEAPRHLAKFIAPKGSVALDGTSLTVNKVQGTRFDVLLIHHSLSVTTWGERQAGDRVNIEIDTMARYAARLAEAGKEGL; the protein is encoded by the coding sequence ATGTTTACGGGAATTGTGACCGACGTTGGCACGGTAGCCGCTGTGAAGCCGCTCGCCGAAGGCGTCGGGCTGCGCATCGACACGGCCTACGATCCGGAGACCATCGCCATCGGCGCATCGATCTCCTGCGGCGGCGTCTGCCTCACCGTCACGGCGCTCCCCGAACATGGCTCGAACGCGCGCTGGTTCGAGGTCGAGGCTTGGGAGGAAGCGTTGAGGCTGACCACCGCGTCGAGCTGGAAATCCGGCACCCGGATCAATCTCGAACGGGCGCTGAAGGTCGGCGACGAGCTCGGCGGCCACATCGTCTCCGGCCATGTCGACGGCACCGCCGAGATCGTCGAGCGCAAGGAGGAGGGCGACGCCGTGCGCTTCACGCTGGAGGCGCCGCGCCATCTGGCGAAGTTCATCGCGCCGAAGGGTTCGGTCGCACTCGACGGCACATCGCTCACCGTCAACAAGGTCCAGGGCACCCGCTTCGATGTTCTTCTCATCCATCACTCGCTGAGCGTCACCACTTGGGGCGAGCGCCAGGCCGGCGACCGCGTCAACATCGAGATCGACACCATGGCCCGCTACGCCGCGCGCTTGGCGGAGGCGGGGAAGGAAGGGCTGTGA
- the ribD gene encoding bifunctional diaminohydroxyphosphoribosylaminopyrimidine deaminase/5-amino-6-(5-phosphoribosylamino)uracil reductase RibD produces MAGPRLDEAAQAALDRRFMAAAIRLSRRNAGRTSTNPSVGTIIVRDDGAGPMIVGTGVTAVGGRPHAETEALAEAGELARGATAYVTLEPCAHHGRTPPCANALVNAGIARVVGAASDPDPRVSGKGYAILRAAGVEVVEKVLAAEAAEQMAGYLTRSLKKRPEVTLKLALSSDGKIGRKGAGQVAITGEIARRDVYLMRAESDAILVGIGTALEDDPALTVRLPGLENRSPARIILDRQIRLPETSKLVSGVDRVPLYVASCLEADPHRRAALERAGVRFIGTETHEGVVALPELLEDLAALGMASVLVEGGAKVAKAFLEEDLVDRIVLFQGPDAIGEDGIASPIDADHIPAGFRKLRDMRFGEDSYAEWVRP; encoded by the coding sequence ATGGCAGGACCGCGACTGGACGAGGCCGCGCAGGCGGCCCTTGATCGCCGTTTCATGGCCGCGGCCATCAGGCTGTCGCGCCGCAATGCCGGCCGCACCTCGACCAATCCTTCCGTCGGCACCATCATCGTGCGCGACGACGGCGCCGGTCCGATGATCGTCGGCACCGGCGTGACCGCCGTGGGCGGCCGCCCGCATGCCGAGACAGAAGCGCTCGCCGAGGCCGGTGAACTGGCCCGAGGCGCCACCGCTTATGTGACATTGGAGCCTTGCGCCCATCACGGCCGCACGCCGCCTTGCGCCAACGCGCTGGTCAATGCCGGCATCGCGCGTGTCGTTGGCGCTGCCAGCGATCCCGATCCGCGCGTCTCCGGCAAAGGCTACGCCATCCTGCGCGCCGCCGGTGTCGAGGTGGTGGAGAAGGTGCTGGCAGCCGAGGCCGCCGAGCAGATGGCCGGCTATCTCACTCGTTCTCTCAAGAAGCGTCCGGAAGTAACTCTGAAGCTTGCGCTTTCGAGCGACGGCAAGATCGGCCGCAAGGGCGCCGGCCAGGTCGCCATCACCGGCGAGATCGCGCGGCGCGATGTCTATCTGATGCGCGCGGAGTCCGACGCCATCCTGGTCGGCATCGGCACCGCGCTCGAGGACGACCCGGCGCTGACCGTGCGCCTGCCGGGGCTGGAGAACCGCTCGCCGGCGCGCATCATCCTCGATCGGCAGATCCGGTTGCCGGAGACATCCAAGCTGGTGTCCGGCGTCGACCGCGTTCCGCTCTATGTCGCCTCGTGCCTCGAAGCCGACCCGCACCGGCGGGCCGCGCTCGAACGCGCCGGCGTGCGCTTCATCGGCACCGAAACCCATGAGGGCGTCGTCGCCCTGCCGGAATTGCTGGAAGACCTTGCCGCGCTCGGCATGGCAAGCGTTTTGGTCGAAGGCGGCGCCAAGGTGGCCAAGGCCTTCCTCGAGGAAGACCTTGTCGACCGTATCGTGCTGTTCCAGGGGCCGGACGCCATTGGCGAAGACGGTATTGCATCGCCGATCGACGCCGACCATATCCCGGCCGGATTTCGCAAACTGCGCGACATGCGCTTCGGCGAGGACAGCTACGCCGAGTGGGTAAGACCATGA
- the nrdR gene encoding transcriptional regulator NrdR, with amino-acid sequence MRCPYCQSEDTQVKDSRPAEDGAAIRRRRVCPDCGGRFTTFERVQLRDLVVVKKSGRKVPFDRDKLLRSVEIAVRKRNVDPERIDRAVTGIVRQLESSGETEIASGEVGRLVMEALKSLDDVAYVRFASVYRNFREARDFHELLGELKGDEEKTEEDAG; translated from the coding sequence ATGCGCTGCCCCTATTGCCAGTCCGAAGATACGCAGGTGAAGGATTCGCGTCCCGCCGAGGATGGCGCGGCGATCCGCAGGCGGCGGGTGTGCCCGGATTGCGGCGGCCGCTTCACCACCTTCGAGCGCGTCCAGCTGCGCGACCTCGTCGTCGTCAAGAAGTCCGGCCGCAAGGTGCCTTTCGACCGCGACAAGCTGCTGCGCTCCGTCGAGATCGCCGTGCGCAAGCGCAATGTCGACCCCGAGCGCATCGACCGCGCGGTCACCGGCATCGTGCGCCAGCTCGAAAGCTCGGGCGAGACCGAGATCGCTTCAGGCGAGGTCGGCCGCCTGGTCATGGAGGCGCTGAAGTCGCTGGATGACGTCGCCTATGTGCGCTTCGCCTCGGTCTATCGCAATTTCCGCGAGGCCAGGGATTTTCACGAGCTGCTGGGCGAGTTGAAGGGCGACGAGGAAAAGACCGAAGAGGACGCCGGCTGA